Sequence from the Miscanthus floridulus cultivar M001 chromosome 16, ASM1932011v1, whole genome shotgun sequence genome:
TCAATGATGCATCTCTATCTAGCAGTGTAACACTGTTTAGTTGGTACTGTGTGAGCACGGTTAATTAAGCATACTTATTAAACAGTCATTTGTTGTATGCAAGCACAATGAATTGGCATTATTGTGACACAATTGATCAACGTCCAGGTGGGCATGGTTTATCAACTTTTTGCCTTATACAGTCATTTGTTGTCTGCAAGCACAATGCATGGACATTATTGTGATACAATGCTCAATGTCCATGGGTGCTATGCATTTGGTTCGATTATGTTTAATGGGTGATCATGGTTTGTCATACTTCTGCCTATATACAGTCATTTGTTTTCTTCAAGCACAATACCTGTGCCTTATTGTGACACATTGCTCAACGTCCATGGGTGTACGTTTGGTTTGATCTGAAGGGTCAGTTGGTCCATTGGCTCCAATACGTGTCATGCACACTATTTATGTTgcttgttttttatttttcttttgtcTTGTGTAATCTTAATTTGCTATGTATGTATTATGTCGACCCTCCTCTCACTAGATCCGGCGCCTCCCTCTCCcggccctcctccctctcccggatccggcggcgccgcccccctcccggccctccctctcccggatccggtgGCGCCGCCCCCcttccggccctccctctcctggaTCCGGCGGCTCCGCCGCCCTCCCAGCCCTCCCTCTCCAGATCCGGCGGCgacgggcgtggtggtggcggcgggcgtggcTGTTGCGGCGGCCTaggcgtggtggtggcgtggcgagagggaggagaagacggcggcttgtttttttttttctgaaaaattgtttgccgagtgctcgacaaaaaacactcggcaaagttagttTGCCAGTAGAATTTTTGCCGTGTGCcccaaagggtttgccgagtgttttagtggCTTTGCCGTGTGCCCTAGGCACACGGCAAAGCTCCCGTTCCCCGTAGTGGTCTTTACCATCTGATTGGTTTTGTTACACATGCATGTCTATCTTTATTTATCAGTTGTCCATTCATGTATTTTTCTATGTGTGTGCATGGATTGTCCTTCCGATAACTATCTTTCTATGCTTTTGTGATCTCAATTTGAAAATGTTGACGTTATACTTGATGATTTTAGCCATATGTTTCTTCCTTTCTGTTTAATACCAGCTAAGTAgaaatgaatgaatgatgtaaatgtttctttttctttctttctttctttattaCACATTCACAAAGTGAGGACAAAATGAGATTCATAAGTAAAACTGCCTATGCACAACTTCTGATTGAGAATTGCTTTTCGGTACTGATCCTTTCTTTTTATCTAGAGCAAACATTTGATGATTTGTCTATACATATATATCATAACTCTCATTGTTGATTGATGCTTTTGTCAGGGGTTATGTTGCTATGATGCAGAAGGAGGATCCGAAGCTTTGCTCTCCTCATATTTTCCATAACCAGCCACAATGTGATGAGCACCATTCGTCCCCAGTTTTGGTGTCAAAGTATCATCAATGGGATTGCTCAAAATGTCTTGATAGAATGAAAGTTTTAGGCCATAGACCTACACCTGAAAATGTTTCTATGGAGCAGGATGGAATGGATGATGGCTGCTCTATTTCAATTGTTCGGATTAGAAGACTGTTTCCTTGCACACAGCAATCATCTGATAGATTGACCCTTTCAAAGGCCGCCCAAGAATGCAATTCAAAATGCAGTTCTCCTGGCAACAAAGCAATTACTGCGATGAATGTTCCAGTAGCTGAAGAAAATGTCCCAGAGGCACTCGTTGAAAGAAGTGTTCCAGCGACACAAGGTATGGCTGAGCATGTTGGATTCTTAATTAATACATTTTGTTGTATACAATAAGCTAATAGACAATATTTCTTCAGATTTACAGGCCTCTCCCAACAATATGGATGTGTCAGTAAATATCTTGAATGCTGTCTCCAAGGATGTGAGCCATGTACCTGATGATGTTCAAAAGATATCAATCATTGAAGAAAATGGCACACAGGATCCACCTAGTCCAAAATCTTGTGTGGCTCCAAATGAAGATGAGAGCAACATAGCTCAAGATGTTCCCAATGATGACCCCAACGAGCCTAATGTTTGTAAACCAGTATCTGGGCACGAAGGCAAACAAATATCTGGGGACATTAGCAACCAAGTCTGCAACAAGGGTCCACGCCGAGCATCGTTAAAAAGAAATGTTGGATCTGATCATAAGAAGAAAATGAACAAATCCACTGAACTGCCAGATATTTCAGATCTCAAATTTTCTCAGAGAAAGCCAAAAAAGACGAGGCTGTTATCAGAGCTCATAGGCACTAACCAGCAGGTAGGGGCTTCTGCAGATGCCGTTCAAGTGGACCATGCAAACAGTGTTGATCCCTGTGAGGGTGGTAAAAGAAAAATGCACCTTGAGGTTGGAAAAGATAACGACACTCCTAATGAGAAAGTGGACGAAATCCAGTCAAGAGCTGTCAAGAACAAGGCAAAACACACAGTAGACAAGGTAGACGATGGATCCTCTCTAATGAACTGGCTGAAAAGCACTCATaaaaaagttagaacagagaaaaAAGACTCAGAACACAAGAATCTTGATTCCTCTGCCGTTCAAAACTCTTGCCCAGATATAGTTGCTTCTAATGATATGCATCATGATTTCCTATCCTCAGTTGGGGATGTGGGCCAGGAAAAGGTGCCATCTACTACCAGTGCCAATTATGGCAATGGAAAGGCAAAGAATGACAACCTGGAGCAAAATATGCAGAAGGTGGATGATCTGTGCCAAAATGAATCCAGGAACTTGAAACAGAGGTtcttctcaaatgaaaaatcaaCAATTTTGCTAAAGAGAAAGGTGCTGTCCACTCATGACGAGAACATTGACATTGAGAACAGTACTATAAAGAGAGATATGCTCAGGTCAGGTGATTTACCTCAAATGGAACGTGAAGGCTCTGTACAGAGATGTTTGGCAAAGGTATGATTAAAGAAAAAATCCTACTGaatatataaataaattattacaTTCATTTACCTGTTTACCTACTTTTGCTGACCTGAATTGGGGACCTTTGTCCAGTATAGGATTTTTAATCCCTGTAATGTTTGTGCATTTCTGTCTATGCCACTTTGCTCCCATGCCATCCGAGCTTGCTGTTGTGTACACCACTAGAATTTTTTGGCACTTTTTCTGAGTTCTGACATTTGAGTTCACAAGTCTGCACGCATGCCAACTGAACTAGCTATTTGTGTGTGTAACTAGTTTGGGATGGCAAGTGAGCAAATTAACAAATCCCAAATTACATACACTTTCGTTATAAACTATTACGATATATTAGTTTTACAATGGTGCAAGCAATAGGAAATCCAAACTGAAAATTTACTCTGCTTCTCTACAAATATTGTACCCTCTTCTACCCTGATCCGAATTTGCGGATATTATGAAATATTGACTTTTCTTCGTTACCACAGGTTTCTCTTGATAAACAGAAGATCCAGAAGGTGCCTGGCCTCCGCAAGAAGAATATACCAAAGAATAAGAGGAAAGGAAAGCAGGAGGTGCATGAGAAACAGAATGTGATAGATGAATTCCCCATGGACATTGTTGAACTCCTCGCCAGAAATCAGCATGAGAGACAGTTGATGACTGACACCATTTCTTTGGAAAACTGTCATACTCAACCCAAGGTAGCTCAAGTTGACTGTGCTGAATTTGCAGCCAAGGATTGTCGAATCAATGCATCAAATGAGTTCAACACTAATTTCCAGAAATCTTTGGCATCGGAAAGTCAGCAGAAGTCCTTACAGGATCATGCATCATCCATTACAAAGGCTGCCAACATGACTCCGCAGGATTTACATACTCAGAAGTCATCACAGTGTCATGCAACATCCAGCACCAGCACCGAGGTTCCAAATGGTCATCCTCCAGAATCACAAATGCAGAATTCGCTTGAGGTTCATTCATTACCCATCACACGGTCTTTCAATGTGTACCCTTCAAAATTACCTGTCCTTGACATTTTGGAGTGTACACAGGAACAACAGACACAATTCCACAGGGACGAAGAAGTCACCATTGCATGTACCTCACCTATATTTCAAAATCATCAACATATTGCTGAAGTGCCTGCTCGGAGCTGGAGGGATAACGGGGAAA
This genomic interval carries:
- the LOC136513053 gene encoding protein EMBRYONIC FLOWER 1-like isoform X2, which translates into the protein MEAAALARRARAVEELRRLTAVAESDDTPAERLSTVAESDGTPAEQECDHFSLRGYVAMMQKEDPKLCSPHIFHNQPQCDEHHSSPVLVSKYHQWDCSKCLDRMKVLGHRPTPENVSMEQDGMDDGCSISIVRIRRLFPCTQQSSDRLTLSKAAQECNSKCSSPGNKAITAMNVPVAEENVPEALVERSVPATQDLQASPNNMDVSVNILNAVSKDVSHVPDDVQKISIIEENGTQDPPSPKSCVAPNEDESNIAQDVPNDDPNEPNVCKPVSGHEGKQISGDISNQVCNKGPRRASLKRNVGSDHKKKMNKSTELPDISDLKFSQRKPKKTRLLSELIGTNQQVGASADAVQVDHANSVDPCEGGKRKMHLEVGKDNDTPNEKVDEIQSRAVKNKAKHTVDKVDDGSSLMNWLKSTHKKVRTEKKDSEHKNLDSSAVQNSCPDIVASNDMHHDFLSSVGDVGQEKVPSTTSANYGNGKAKNDNLEQNMQKVDDLCQNESRNLKQRFFSNEKSTILLKRKVLSTHDENIDIENSTIKRDMLRSGDLPQMEREGSVQRCLAKVSLDKQKIQKVPGLRKKNIPKNKRKGKQEVHEKQNVIDEFPMDIVELLARNQHERQLMTDTISLENCHTQPKVAQVDCAEFAAKDCRINASNEFNTNFQKSLASESQQKSLQDHASSITKAANMTPQDLHTQKSSQCHATSSTSTEVPNGHPPESQMQNSLEEQQTQFHRDEEVTIACTSPIFQNHQHIAEVPARSWRDNGEKKLMWDSFKTASRNSPTSSYGFQFGNRLQEADSAPIHAYGASSNYVAHQPVIVAVDPYTKEAVSLVQPRSIPSTALTMGSGRLYDQRIPGQSGLYPKEPMPATHLLRLMDSSTASGFTNYQRPDRRQMELHQTQTLGTQFTQHDQYNASPSTSYGSHIIEEVPLTLQDLSRRQVQPNLHRPVRPHPRVGVLGSLLQQDIANWSENCGPHSGYRLGDSKGTTSLDMNRKGNYEASNSEMFSASWNALQLGSVTSVANAEYQLPRYGTGQPSTSGNGKTVHPLDKLVRKDICVTNRNPADFTVISDKNEYMRSI
- the LOC136513053 gene encoding protein EMBRYONIC FLOWER 1-like isoform X1; the protein is MEAAALARRARAVEELRRLTAVAESDDTPAERLSTVAESDGTPAEQECDHFSLRGYVAMMQKEDPKLCSPHIFHNQPQCDEHHSSPVLVSKYHQWDCSKCLDRMKVLGHRPTPENVSMEQDGMDDGCSISIVRIRRLFPCTQQSSDRLTLSKAAQECNSKCSSPGNKAITAMNVPVAEENVPEALVERSVPATQDLQASPNNMDVSVNILNAVSKDVSHVPDDVQKISIIEENGTQDPPSPKSCVAPNEDESNIAQDVPNDDPNEPNVCKPVSGHEGKQISGDISNQVCNKGPRRASLKRNVGSDHKKKMNKSTELPDISDLKFSQRKPKKTRLLSELIGTNQQVGASADAVQVDHANSVDPCEGGKRKMHLEVGKDNDTPNEKVDEIQSRAVKNKAKHTVDKVDDGSSLMNWLKSTHKKVRTEKKDSEHKNLDSSAVQNSCPDIVASNDMHHDFLSSVGDVGQEKVPSTTSANYGNGKAKNDNLEQNMQKVDDLCQNESRNLKQRFFSNEKSTILLKRKVLSTHDENIDIENSTIKRDMLRSGDLPQMEREGSVQRCLAKVSLDKQKIQKVPGLRKKNIPKNKRKGKQEVHEKQNVIDEFPMDIVELLARNQHERQLMTDTISLENCHTQPKVAQVDCAEFAAKDCRINASNEFNTNFQKSLASESQQKSLQDHASSITKAANMTPQDLHTQKSSQCHATSSTSTEVPNGHPPESQMQNSLEVHSLPITRSFNVYPSKLPVLDILECTQEQQTQFHRDEEVTIACTSPIFQNHQHIAEVPARSWRDNGEKKLMWDSFKTASRNSPTSSYGFQFGNRLQEADSAPIHAYGASSNYVAHQPVIVAVDPYTKEAVSLVQPRSIPSTALTMGSGRLYDQRIPGQSGLYPKEPMPATHLLRLMDSSTASGFTNYQRPDRRQMELHQTQTLGTQFTQHDQYNASPSTSYGSHIIEEVPLTLQDLSRRQVQPNLHRPVRPHPRVGVLGSLLQQDIANWSENCGPHSGYRLGDSKGTTSLDMNRKGNYEASNSEMFSASWNALQLGSVTSVANAEYQLPRYGTGQPSTSGNGKTVHPLDKLVRKDICVTNRNPADFTVISDKNEYMRSI